In a genomic window of Brassica rapa cultivar Chiifu-401-42 chromosome A10, CAAS_Brap_v3.01, whole genome shotgun sequence:
- the LOC103846608 gene encoding 5-formyltetrahydrofolate cyclo-ligase, mitochondrial isoform X2 has product MIGARVFCITTSIFFFPRILTRPVSRLQPATTRSVVAMSTTTSKSQEELDSIFKQKKIVRSTVRKSLKGMDPSLRLQQDDAIQNTVLEAPWFKSCRGLCAYISCKSLNEVDTSKILSKILQQPEKKLYVPWVEDKNSNMRMLHISHMDDLIANSMNILEPAPVDAQGNEREDVLQAEEPVDLFILPGLAFDRCGRRLGRGGGYYDTFLKRYQDRAKEKGWSNPLKVALSYSPQILEDGSIPVTPNDVLIDALVTPSGVVPISPRAIESM; this is encoded by the exons ATGATTGGAGCTCGCGTCTTTTGTATCACGACAtcaatcttcttcttccctaGGATCTTGACCCGACCCGTGTCCAGATTACAACCGGCAACCACTAGATCCGTCGTCGCCATGAGCACCACCACCAGCAAAAGTCAAGAGGAGCTCGATTCCATTTTCAAGCAGAAAAAGATTGTGCGTTCCACTGTCCGCAAATCCCTAAAAGGCATGGACCCTTCTCTCCGACTCCAACAAG ATGATGCCATTCAAAACACTGTTCTCGAAGCTCCTTGGTTCAAATCATGCCGGGGATTGTGTGCTTACATTAGCTGCAAGTCTCTCAATGAAGTTGACACTTCGAAAATCCTGTCGAAGATTCTGCAACAACCTg AGAAAAAGCTATATGTCCCTTGGGTAGAGGATAAGAACAGTAACATGCGTATGCTGCACATATCTCATATGGATGACCTCATTGCAAACTCTATGAACATTTTGGAACCAGCTCCTGTTGATGCTCAAGGGAATGAGCGCGAAGATG TGTTACAAGCAGAGGAACCGGTCGATCTATTCATCTTGCCAG GACTTGCGTTTGATAGATGTGGGCGACGTTTAGGCCGTGGGGGTGG CTACTACGACACTTTCTTGAAGAGATACCAGGACCGTGCAAAGGAGAAGGGCTGGAGCAATCCACTCAAGG TTGCGTTGTCATATTCTCCTCAGATTCTCGAGGACGGTAGTATTCCTGTAACACCTAATGATGTTCTGATCGATGCCCTTGTGACACCTTCTGGTGTGGTTCCCATTAGTCCTCGTGCTATCGAGAG TATGTGA
- the LOC103846608 gene encoding 5-formyltetrahydrofolate cyclo-ligase, mitochondrial isoform X1 codes for MIGARVFCITTSIFFFPRILTRPVSRLQPATTRSVVAMSTTTSKSQEELDSIFKQKKIVRSTVRKSLKGMDPSLRLQQDDAIQNTVLEAPWFKSCRGLCAYISCKSLNEVDTSKILSKILQQPDPNTMAEKKLYVPWVEDKNSNMRMLHISHMDDLIANSMNILEPAPVDAQGNEREDVLQAEEPVDLFILPGLAFDRCGRRLGRGGGYYDTFLKRYQDRAKEKGWSNPLKVALSYSPQILEDGSIPVTPNDVLIDALVTPSGVVPISPRAIESM; via the exons ATGATTGGAGCTCGCGTCTTTTGTATCACGACAtcaatcttcttcttccctaGGATCTTGACCCGACCCGTGTCCAGATTACAACCGGCAACCACTAGATCCGTCGTCGCCATGAGCACCACCACCAGCAAAAGTCAAGAGGAGCTCGATTCCATTTTCAAGCAGAAAAAGATTGTGCGTTCCACTGTCCGCAAATCCCTAAAAGGCATGGACCCTTCTCTCCGACTCCAACAAG ATGATGCCATTCAAAACACTGTTCTCGAAGCTCCTTGGTTCAAATCATGCCGGGGATTGTGTGCTTACATTAGCTGCAAGTCTCTCAATGAAGTTGACACTTCGAAAATCCTGTCGAAGATTCTGCAACAACCTg ATCCAAATACAATGGCAGAGAAAAAGCTATATGTCCCTTGGGTAGAGGATAAGAACAGTAACATGCGTATGCTGCACATATCTCATATGGATGACCTCATTGCAAACTCTATGAACATTTTGGAACCAGCTCCTGTTGATGCTCAAGGGAATGAGCGCGAAGATG TGTTACAAGCAGAGGAACCGGTCGATCTATTCATCTTGCCAG GACTTGCGTTTGATAGATGTGGGCGACGTTTAGGCCGTGGGGGTGG CTACTACGACACTTTCTTGAAGAGATACCAGGACCGTGCAAAGGAGAAGGGCTGGAGCAATCCACTCAAGG TTGCGTTGTCATATTCTCCTCAGATTCTCGAGGACGGTAGTATTCCTGTAACACCTAATGATGTTCTGATCGATGCCCTTGTGACACCTTCTGGTGTGGTTCCCATTAGTCCTCGTGCTATCGAGAG TATGTGA
- the LOC103846609 gene encoding protein adenylyltransferase SelO produces the protein MLLRVCSSPSSFFNLRPLHLLTSSPKLPFGRPSLRREFRLIPSRSSSSSSSFHRMESPPASSSSQTPVTASETDSLAKDLQNQNLGASVDEGGAKIKRKLEDFNWDHSFVKELPGDPRSDVTSREVLHACYSKVSPSVPVDDPQLVAWSDSVAELLELDPKEFERPDFPLLLSGAKPLPGSMPYAQCYGGHQFGMWAGQLGDGRAITLGEVLNSKGERWELQLKGAGKTPYSRFADGLAVLRSSIREFLCSEAMHFLGIPTTRALCLLTTGQDVTRDMFYDGNPKEEPGAIVCRVSQSFLRFGSYQIHASRGEEDLEIVRKLADYAIKHHFPHIESMNRSDDSLSFITGKEDDSVVDLTSNKYAAWVVEIAERTATLVARWQGVGFTHGVLNTDNMSILGQTIDYGPFGFLDAFDPSFTPNTTDLPGRRYCFANQPDIGLWNIAQFAKSLAVAELINQKEANYAMERYGEKFMDEYQAIMSKKLGLSKYNKEIISKLLNNMAVDKVDYTNFFRLLSNVKADPNTPENELLKPLKAALLDIGKERKEAWIKWVQAYIQEVSGSDTSDEERKARMDSVNPKYILRNYLCQSAIDAAEQGDFSEVNNLIRLMKNPYEDQPGMEKYARLPPAWAYRPGVCMLSCSS, from the exons ATGTTGTTGCGTGTGTGTAGTAGTCCGTCGTCTTTCTTCAACCTCCGACCGCTTCATCTCCTCACTTCCTCTCCGAAGCTCCCCTTTGGTCGTCCCTCTCTCCGCCGAGAGTTTCGATTAATCCCTTCCcgatcctcttcttcttcttcttccttccatCGGATGGAATCTCCTCCAGCTTCGTCTTCGTCTCAGACGCCGGTAACCGCTTCGGAAACCGATTCCTTAGCGAAGGATCTGCAGAATCAAAATCTGGGAGCTTCTGTTGATGAAGGCGGTGCTAAGATCAAACGGAAGCTCGAAGATTTTAACTGGGACCACTCCTTTGTTAAAGAGTTGCCTGGTGATCCCAGAAGCGATGTTACCTCGCGTGAG GTGTTGCATGCTTGCTATTCAAAAGTTTCCCCATCAGTACCAGTAGACGATCCTCAGCTTGTAGCATGGTCTGACTCTGTTGCTGAGCTCTTGGAGCTAGATCCTAAAGA ATTTGAAAGGCCAGACTTCCCTCTCCTACTCTCTGGTGCTAAACCTTTACCAGGATC AATGCCTTATGCACAGTGCTATGGAGGACACCAGTTTGGCATGTGGGCAGGACAGCTAGGCGATGGTCGTGCCATTACCCTCGGAGAAGTTTTGAACTCCAAAGGTGAAAGATGGGAGCTTCAGCTTAAAGGTGCGGGCAAGACTCCTTATAGCCGTTTTGCCGACGGGCTCGCAGTGCTGCGTAGTAGCATCAGGGAGTTCCTTTGCAGCGAGGCTATGCATTTTCTTGGTATCCCTACCACTCGTGCCCTTTGTCTTCTCACTACAGGTCAAGATGTCACTCGCGACATGTTCTATGA TGGCAATCCAAAGGAAGAGCCTGGCGCAATCGTTTGCAGGGTGTCTCAGTCGTTTCTCCGCTTCGGCTCATACCAAATACATGCTTCTAGAGGCGAAGAGGATCTTGAGATTGTTCGGAAGCTTGCAGACTACGCCATCAAACATCACTTCCCTCATATAGAGAGCATGAACAGAAGCGACGACAGCTTATCTTTCATAACCGGCAAAGAAGATGATTCCGTTGTGGATCTAACCTCAAACAAGTATGCAG caTGGGTTGTTGAGATTGCGGAGCGTACAGCGACCTTAGTTGCAAGATGGCAAGGTGTAGGTTTCACACATGGTGTGCTCAACACTGACAATATGAGCATTTTGGGTCAAACCATAGACTATGGTCCGTTTGGGTTCTTGGATGCTTTTGATCCGAGTTTCACCCCAAACACCACAGACCTCCCTGGGAGAAGATACTGTTTTGCAAATCAGCCTGACATCGGCTTGTGGAATATTGCTCAGTTTGCTAAGTCTCTTGCTGTTGCTGAGCTGATAAATCAAAAGGAAGCAAATTACGCCATGGAAAG GTACGGTGAGAAATTCATGGATGAGTATCAAGCCATAATGTCAAAGAAGCTTGGTCTTTCCAAGTATAACAAGGAGATCATCAGTAAACTTCTGAACAATATGGCTGTTGATAAAGTCGATTACACAAACTTCTTCCGGCTTCTTTCAAATGTCAAAGCAGACCCCAACACGCCTGAAAATGAGTTGTTGAAGCCCTTGAAAGCTGCTCTCTTGGACATTGGAAAGGAGAGAAAAGAAGCTTGGATCAAATGGGTCCAAGCGTATATACAGGAG GTGAGTGGTAGTGACACATCAGATGAAGAAAGAAAAGCAAGGATGGATTCAGTGAACCCAAAGTACATTCTAAGGAACTATCTCTGCCAAAGCGCAATAGATGCAGCTGAACAAGGGGACTTTTCAGAGGTCAACAACTTGATCCGTCTCATGAAAAATCCTTATGAGGATCAGCCAGGGATGGAGAAGTATGCTCGGTTGCCTCCAGCTTGGGCTTATAGGCCAGGCGTCTGCATGCTTTCTTGCTCCTCTTAG
- the LOC103846610 gene encoding protein EMSY-LIKE 3 isoform X1 yields the protein MDYRPSDSSGTDDDLPPSHQSRYQRSGRPAGNGRPSVLNSAPLSRMHNDMETQIHLIEQEAYSSILRAFKAQSDAITWEKESLITELRKELRVSDEEHRELLSRVNADEMIRRIREWRKGNSLQPGGPQMVHDSAPSPAVSGSRKKQKTSQPFASLAPALHPSMQPSSSALRRGGPPPGPKTKKPKTSMQFPATSIAGRPQSGALGHEPGETGSLDPLIGKKVWTKWPEDNNFYEAVITDYNAVEGRHALVYDMNTGNETWEWVNLKEISPGDIRWEGEDAGVSRKGGHPGQGRGSAKAMPRGGPTGNTVGRGRGSMKTQQHKAQNGIGNKALGDIELLHTDTLIKEVEKVFGSVNPNPAEVEKAKRVLRDHEQALVDAIARLEEMSDGESGNI from the exons ATGGATTACCGACCTTCTGATAGTAGTG GCACGGATGATGACCTACCTCCATCACATCAAAGTAGATATCAAAGAAGCGGGAGACCTGCCGGTAATGGCAGACCTTCAGTTCTCAATTCTGCGCCGTTATCAAGGATGCACAATGACATGGAAACTCAAATTCATCTCATTGAGCAAGAAGCGTATAGCTCTATCCTCCGTGCTTTTAAAGCCCAATCTGATGCTATTACCTGG GAGAAAGAAAGTTTGATCACTGAACTCAGAAAAGAACTTCGGGTGTCTGATGAGGAGCACAGAGAGCTGTTATCTAGAGTTAATGCTGATGAAATGATCAGAAGAATAag GGAATGGAGAAAGGGGAACAGCCTTCAGCCCGGTGGTCCTCAGATGGTTCATGATTCAGCTCCGAGTCCAGCTGTTTCAGGATCACGCAAGAAGCAAAAGACATCACAACCATTCGCCTCGTTAGCACCTGCTCTGCACCCATCGATGCAACCATCTTCGTCTGCGCTAAGAAGGGGAGGTCCTCCACCAGGTCCAAAGACCAAGAAGCCAAAGACA TCGATGCAGTTCCCAGCTACAAGCATTGCTGGAAGGCCCCAGTCTGGGGCATTAGGACATGAACCAGGTGAAACAGGATCACTTGACCCGTTGATTGGAAAGAAGGTATGGACAAAGTGGCCTGAGGACAATAATTTCTATGAAGCTGTTATAACTGACTACAACGCCGTTGAG GGGCGGCATGCTCTAGTGTATGACATGAACACTGGGAATGAAACTTGGGAATGGGTAAATCTTAAAGAG ATATCTCCGGGAGATATCAGATGGGAAGGTGAGGATGCTGGGGTATCTCGTAAAGGAGGACATCctgggcaaggccgtggaagTGCAAAGGCCATGCCTCGTGGTGGTCCTACAGGCAACACCGTTGGTAGAGGTAGGGGAAGCATGAAGACACAGCAACACAAAGCACAGAATGGCATAGGGAATAAAGCTTTAGGGGATATCGAATTACTCCACACGGATACACTAATAAAAGAG GTAGAAAAAGTTTTTGGATCAGTTAACCCCAATCCAGCAGAGGTAGAGAAGGCAAAGAGAGTGCTAAGA GATCATGAGCAAGCTCTTGTGGATGCAATTGCAAGGCTTGAAGAAATGTCAGACGGGGAAAGTGGTAATATTTGA
- the LOC103846610 gene encoding protein EMSY-LIKE 3 isoform X2 yields MDYRPSDSSGTDDDLPPSHQSRYQRSGRPAGNGRPSVLNSAPLSRMHNDMETQIHLIEQEAYSSILRAFKAQSDAITWEKESLITELRKELRVSDEEHRELLSRVNADEMIRRIREWRKGNSLQPGGPQMVHDSAPSPAVSGSRKKQKTSQPFASLAPALHPSMQPSSSALRRGGPPPGPKTKKPKTFPATSIAGRPQSGALGHEPGETGSLDPLIGKKVWTKWPEDNNFYEAVITDYNAVEGRHALVYDMNTGNETWEWVNLKEISPGDIRWEGEDAGVSRKGGHPGQGRGSAKAMPRGGPTGNTVGRGRGSMKTQQHKAQNGIGNKALGDIELLHTDTLIKEVEKVFGSVNPNPAEVEKAKRVLRDHEQALVDAIARLEEMSDGESGNI; encoded by the exons ATGGATTACCGACCTTCTGATAGTAGTG GCACGGATGATGACCTACCTCCATCACATCAAAGTAGATATCAAAGAAGCGGGAGACCTGCCGGTAATGGCAGACCTTCAGTTCTCAATTCTGCGCCGTTATCAAGGATGCACAATGACATGGAAACTCAAATTCATCTCATTGAGCAAGAAGCGTATAGCTCTATCCTCCGTGCTTTTAAAGCCCAATCTGATGCTATTACCTGG GAGAAAGAAAGTTTGATCACTGAACTCAGAAAAGAACTTCGGGTGTCTGATGAGGAGCACAGAGAGCTGTTATCTAGAGTTAATGCTGATGAAATGATCAGAAGAATAag GGAATGGAGAAAGGGGAACAGCCTTCAGCCCGGTGGTCCTCAGATGGTTCATGATTCAGCTCCGAGTCCAGCTGTTTCAGGATCACGCAAGAAGCAAAAGACATCACAACCATTCGCCTCGTTAGCACCTGCTCTGCACCCATCGATGCAACCATCTTCGTCTGCGCTAAGAAGGGGAGGTCCTCCACCAGGTCCAAAGACCAAGAAGCCAAAGACA TTCCCAGCTACAAGCATTGCTGGAAGGCCCCAGTCTGGGGCATTAGGACATGAACCAGGTGAAACAGGATCACTTGACCCGTTGATTGGAAAGAAGGTATGGACAAAGTGGCCTGAGGACAATAATTTCTATGAAGCTGTTATAACTGACTACAACGCCGTTGAG GGGCGGCATGCTCTAGTGTATGACATGAACACTGGGAATGAAACTTGGGAATGGGTAAATCTTAAAGAG ATATCTCCGGGAGATATCAGATGGGAAGGTGAGGATGCTGGGGTATCTCGTAAAGGAGGACATCctgggcaaggccgtggaagTGCAAAGGCCATGCCTCGTGGTGGTCCTACAGGCAACACCGTTGGTAGAGGTAGGGGAAGCATGAAGACACAGCAACACAAAGCACAGAATGGCATAGGGAATAAAGCTTTAGGGGATATCGAATTACTCCACACGGATACACTAATAAAAGAG GTAGAAAAAGTTTTTGGATCAGTTAACCCCAATCCAGCAGAGGTAGAGAAGGCAAAGAGAGTGCTAAGA GATCATGAGCAAGCTCTTGTGGATGCAATTGCAAGGCTTGAAGAAATGTCAGACGGGGAAAGTGGTAATATTTGA